The Nitrospinaceae bacterium DNA segment CGTCACCGTAAAGCGAGGCAGCCGGGTGACCTTCCACATGCGCCGCGCCACGGGCGGCATCCGGCTTGCGAGGGGCTTCCGGGTGCGCAGCGGCGGCAGTTTTCGTGCGCTGGTTTCCAAAGCCACGGGAAGCTGTTCATGAGGTGATAGAAAGAATCGTATATCTCTCAAGGGCCGCAGTTTGGACCAGAGTGCAGAAGAGTTGATGCGACAAAATTACGACATCCTCTAGCAAAATCAGCCCCACCCCAGCCAACTCGGGCCAAGGTGGGGCTTTTGCTAGATTATTGATAGAGGCAGAGATACCCTATAGAGAGAGGATATCGAAGTCCTCCACATTGTCTTCCGGGCGACTAAAAAAAACCGTTGGCCGGAAGGCCGTGCCGGGTCGAATCCGGCTCCGGGCACCAATTAATTTTATGAAATAGCATTATTGGGTTTTTTGAAAATCGTTGATTTTTCTACAGCGTAATTGCCGCGCCTCCGTTCACCGGAAGATCGGCTCCCGTGATGTGGCTAGCCGCATTCGAGCAGAGAAAAACCACTGCCTCTGCCACATCTTCCGGGGTGGAGATGCGGCGCAGGGGAATCTGCAGCCTCCGCGCCTCGAGCTCCTCTGCTGTGCGGTTGCGACTGGGGTATTCCTGGGAGCCTGTTGTGCCGGGCGTAACGGAGTTCACGCGAATTCCGAGTGGCCCAAACTCAGCGGCTAAATTCATCGTGAAGTTTCGGAGCGCCGCTTTGGCTGGCCCGTAGGCGTGGAATTGAGGGCTCGCCCGCCGGAATGCCGTGCTTAGTAAATTGACGATTGCGCCGCCGCCCCGGTTTTTCATGTGGGGGATAACCTCCTGGCAGCAGTTGAAGGCGCCGCCGAGGTGTACATCGAGTTGCGAGCACATATCTTCCTTCCAATCCAGCTCAAGAAAGGGTTTTTTGGGGTGAAGATGGCGTGCATTGTTGATGAGGATGTCGATGCCACCGAAAGTTTCGACCGCTCGATCTACCATTTCCCGCACAGCCCCTCGGTCCCGTATGTCAGCGCCCTGGATTAGGGCCCTTCCGCCAGAGGCCTCCACCTGCTCCGCGACGCGCTCGGCCCGCTCTTTACCCGAGAAATAATTAACTACAACGCTTGCACCCCGCTTGCCTAGGGTCCGGGCCAGGGAGGAGCCGATTAGGCGGCTTGCCCCTGTTACCAAGGCCACCTTTCCCGTGAAGTCGTTCATGTGCCATTTCTCCAAGAATTATGGATGAAGCAAAATCAAAAAGCGCCCGAAAAGTTGTAGTTTTTTATATATGAAGAAGGATCTAGCCTTTCGCTAGCAAATTCTCTAAATTTTTTGAGGCGCGTACGGTGGCATAGCGTGCGAATTGGCCTTTATTTGTCGAGATGGAGCGCTTGGCTCCCTTTGGAATATGCACGACTCCGCCAGCGGTTACGGTCTCGCGCTCATCGTCCACCTGTGCGTCCACTTCGCCTCGGATGATGTAGATGAATTGCTCGTGCGCATTTTCGTGAGCCGGTT contains these protein-coding regions:
- a CDS encoding glucose 1-dehydrogenase, with the protein product MNDFTGKVALVTGASRLIGSSLARTLGKRGASVVVNYFSGKERAERVAEQVEASGGRALIQGADIRDRGAVREMVDRAVETFGGIDILINNARHLHPKKPFLELDWKEDMCSQLDVHLGGAFNCCQEVIPHMKNRGGGAIVNLLSTAFRRASPQFHAYGPAKAALRNFTMNLAAEFGPLGIRVNSVTPGTTGSQEYPSRNRTAEELEARRLQIPLRRISTPEDVAEAVVFLCSNAASHITGADLPVNGGAAITL